The nucleotide sequence TGCAGTCAGTTGGTTCGATTGGTGAAGCAACATGGCGTCAGGAAATGGTCTTACATTTCTAGGAACATGTTCGGTAGGATCGGGAAGCAGTGCAGAGAAAGATGGCATAATCATCTGCGCCCGGACATCAAGGTTctgtcttctcttctctttctgtcCATGCATGCGTGTTTCATGCTGATTCTTTCTTGCTGCCATTACTACTTTTTCAGAACAACCAAGAATATAACTCTTACATCTTATGCATGATAGGTCATAAATGTCTAATAACTTAACTGGCGCTTCAATCTCCAAACCATATATAAGCTTACTACAATGATCATAGCTTACCCAATCTCAATTCTCTGCCCATTATTTCCCAATAATCCACACTTGTGCTTAGTACTAGCAGAAGGCTCTGTGgacggaggaagaggagaggcaACTAATAGAAGCTCACATGAAGTTCGGAAACAGATGGGCCGAGATCGCAAGACATATGTCAGGCAGATCTGAGAACTCCATTAAGAACCACTGGAATGCCACCAAAAGGAAGATGAACGCCAAGACGAGCCGCAGAGGAAACCCAGACAACGGCGGAAGATGCCCTCCCTCCGTTCTGCAAGAGTACATCCAGAGCAAGAGTACTACCCTCGACTTCAACAAAACATGCAGCACCAAGACAACACCATCATCCACATCAACTCAAGATTCCACCGGCAGCATGGAGGAACGTCTCCTACACACGCGGTCAGCGGGAGGACTCCAGAGAGGGGAAACCCATGGTTCTTTCATGCATGGCTCGGCACTCAATCGTCTGGCCTTCGATGCGTGTCAGTGCATGCCAACGCCTTGCATTGGCGGAGGTTGCTATCCACCAACTGCACACAGCTGCAGCAACAACTTCAGTGAGTCCAGTCGCAGCACTCATCTACATTCCCGGAATTACGCGTCCGCTTCATCGACTGATGTGATCGGAATGGATAACACTTGGGAGCTTCTGAAAGCTCGAGCTTCTTCGACGAGTAGAAACAGAGACTTGGATCTGGTAGAGATGTTATCCCTGcagttctcttcctcctctcagaGTAGCAGCAGCCACAGTGCGTTACACGTTGCTAATTCCAAGTGCTTTTGAATCTTCAACGGGTCCACTCGGTCAACTCATCTCCGTTCTTTCTCAAACCACAACAGGTGGAGTTACGTGCATGCATGCAATGTGTGTCAGTGGCAGCACAGACGTGACTTAAACTTCCAATATGATTCAGTTGCTTAGCGGTATAGATAACACACAGGACAAAGACTGTTGTTGGAGCAACGCCATGGTCTTCTGTTTAAGCTTTTGTCTCCACTTGAGTTCTTCGGTTGGGATTTGTATGACATAACGCGTGAACTGCGAGGCGAGGCGTCGATTGTAATTTGCTTCCATTCACGCGAATTCCCCCTCGAAAGCACTTCCAGTAACGCtaattatagtattttcaataatacCAAAGGAACACTATAatgtaatttaaaataattatttttataatatttttctgatattattgaaaatagtatAAGATATTATAAATTCaatattctaaaaatatttttatagtattactgaaaatattataataaaatgttTGATATAcacatttcatacatcattgatatacacattttcgaagcatatcaatgacatatgaaatatttttaaaccatatcaatggcgtatgaaatgtttcggaatatatcaatggcatatgaaatatttcggagcatatcgtatgaaatgtttcggaatatattaatatcatatgaaatatttctcaattttagtatcaaaatacaatacagggatacaagagttcatagatagtcaCTCATTGAATGTAGAATTGTAATATCGTTTCATTGAAAACTTATTTTCTTCATAACAATCGAGGAAAGTTAAGATACCGGGCTTAGTTAATGCCCGAAAGTTAAGATCCAATCTTAGTATGATAGCAGCTTTGCTAGGTCAATACCAATTCAAATTGGAGATGGATGGATCCAAAATCAAAATTAGCTTAGATCAATGATTCGATGGTTGGAAACCAAACCAGAAATATGGATCGATTTCGATTCCTAAAAATTAAATTGGGACTGATAATTTCAAATCCActaaatataaatagattttacAGTATATTGATTAATATCTTACTTTAAAACTTATTGTTTTGGGTTTAAATCTTGATTGAAtatttgtaatatattttttaatttaaatcaatGAGTCAAATTAAAAATCGAAACTAAACCATTTCCATAACCACAAGTTTGGATTTTAAATTTGatgaaatattatttaatttaaattagtgGGTCAAATTAAAATCGAAACTAAATCAATTCAATAATCGAAATTGGATGGAAGTAAAACCGGCGGTTTGGGAACCGAAAAATCGTGGTCACCCTCCCTACACGCAGCCATGTCCAGCCAAAAGCAAGCTATAATTAGATACGATGAGAGCGGTGCACTGAGGGTCGCCATCGAGCGAATGCTTCTCTTTGAATCCTTCCCCTTTCACGGTTAGGGGATGCCTTTCATGGCCTCCTTAGCTAGGCATGGCGGTGCTTGACTTTTTGGTGCAAATCGTCGTGGTCCCGTGGTTGGTATCCGCCACTAAAACCCTCGATTTCGATCCCCCCAccaccccaccaccaccaccaccacctaccAGAAAGACGATACCTTTCGCTGCCTAATCTACCTTCTTTTGAACGAGGCTCGCCACCCGCCTTCCATGATCACAGATCTCATCTCCCAGTACTCCTGTCCTGTCGTAAAGCAACGCTGCAGCAGAGCACGAGCTGCGCGTACGTACGCAACCCTGGCGATTGCACCGGGTTGATGATGTCGACTACACGGGAGGAAGGCAGCAGGTCGGTCTTCCAACTCCTGttgattctctctctctttctctcactcTCTCAAATATGCTATGAACATGCTGCGGTTTGGACCAGCGATGATTGAGAGTCACTCGGGTGCGCAATTATGGATGCATTTGGAGAGTTGCAATAGGTATATGTCTCGGTGTGTTGGTCAAATGGAGCGAGAAATGGACCATTAGTAGTTGTCTTCACTGTTTATGACCACATTACTCGACAGATTGAGATTGTCCACGCGACATGATCATACTCGTTTATAGATCTTCTGAATCAATCACACTAGTGTTGAACACACTTGAGTGGATATGCATAGAAGATTAATTACTTGGAAGATTGCTGTTGGTGGGTTATTGCTTTCTACTAGATGCTAATGTTGCCTCGGCAAAGAACAACATAGATCGATGGGATATTCTCAAGACTCGCTTCTTAGTTTACTCTAAAAACACTGCACTCAAATCTTATGCTAAATGATTCCTTTGAACAAAATACATATGCCATGTCCGAGGTAGTGTTGCTCTCTGTCGGTGCTCATATAGTACGTGGATGATGCATGTGGGAGTCACagtaaggaggaggaagaagaagaagaagaagaggaccaAATTGCTCAGAGTTTCTAGCAGGCAGTAGTTAGTGCGGAGGACTCTAAATTTGGTCCCTCCATTTCAATCAGATCGATCCACCAtggggagagtgagagagaaagagagagagaaagagaccctTTCCTTTGCTCTCTGGTGCCTTGTTCACTCGATTTTGTCCACATTAAGTATACATAAGCTTGGgcatacatcatcatcatgtactgCTGGTAAGGGACAGTGAAATGGATAGACGCTGTGCATGCATACAGATGGAACGAGACAGGAGGGGAAAAGTGGTTTCTTATCCTGGTTGAGCTGCAGAAGCTGAAAGGTGCAGGCATTCTCTATGTGCAACAAAGCATGTGATGTTTCAT is from Musa acuminata AAA Group cultivar baxijiao chromosome BXJ3-8, Cavendish_Baxijiao_AAA, whole genome shotgun sequence and encodes:
- the LOC135645668 gene encoding transcription factor MYB119-like gives rise to the protein MDPAAARPHGFAGRTPPCSPVRPPPPLMSSERFLSGYGQEEPCVFRDPAEKRAQDHGDPERSAGSLIGAIGITPNAGILLNASSFYGDLVSDSCKNEVVKKEDRGEEKQVRSSSWSSINGDATAAYVVKGQWTAEEDSQLVRLVKQHGVRKWSYISRNMFGRIGKQCRERWHNHLRPDIKKALWTEEEERQLIEAHMKFGNRWAEIARHMSGRSENSIKNHWNATKRKMNAKTSRRGNPDNGGRCPPSVLQEYIQSKSTTLDFNKTCSTKTTPSSTSTQDSTGSMEERLLHTRSAGGLQRGETHGSFMHGSALNRLAFDACQCMPTPCIGGGCYPPTAHSCSNNFSESSRSTHLHSRNYASASSTDVIGMDNTWELLKARASSTSRNRDLDLVEMLSLQFSSSSQSSSSHSALHVANSKCF